In Pseudomonas sp. Leaf58, one DNA window encodes the following:
- a CDS encoding cupin domain-containing protein — MSITQFKNTDSAVLDSSNPVAVPLGAPVALTSVTCVERSDGVETGIWECTPGRWRRQIVQQEFCHFIKGRCTFTPDGGETLVIEAGDALMLPANSTGTWDIQETVRKTYVLIF, encoded by the coding sequence ATGAGCATTACCCAGTTCAAGAACACCGACAGCGCCGTGCTCGACAGCTCCAACCCGGTCGCGGTACCGCTCGGAGCCCCCGTGGCGTTGACCTCGGTCACCTGCGTGGAACGCAGCGACGGCGTCGAAACCGGCATCTGGGAGTGCACCCCCGGGCGCTGGCGGCGGCAGATCGTGCAGCAGGAGTTCTGCCATTTCATCAAGGGCCGCTGCACCTTCACCCCCGACGGTGGCGAAACCCTGGTCATAGAAGCCGGAGACGCATTGATGCTACCGGCCAATAGCACCGGCACCTGGGACATCCAGGAGACCGTGCGCAAGACCTACGTACTCATCTTCTGA
- a CDS encoding polyamine ABC transporter substrate-binding protein, protein MRTLLFAPLLLAASVASAAETVKIYNWSSYVAPDTLKNFQQASGIVPTYDVYDSNETLDGKLMTGNSGYDVVFPSNHFMARQIQGKALKRLDKSQLPNWQNLNPVLLKALEVNDPGNQYGFPYLWGSTGIGYNIDKVKAVLGENAPLDSWDLIFKPEYMSKLKSCGVAVLDNGPELLPIALHYLGLPHHSQNPADYDKAKALLMQVRPYISYFHSSKYTGDLANGDICVVVGFSGDVLQAKNRAEEANNGVKVGYSIPKEGAPMWFDMVAMPADAPDEKAGYAYMNYLLQPEVMANISNHVQYANGNLKADGLVEPAMKGNTMIYPSADVMGKLYALEAMPAKIDRIRTRVWTSIKAGN, encoded by the coding sequence ATGCGCACGCTCCTGTTCGCCCCCCTGCTGCTGGCCGCCAGCGTGGCCAGCGCCGCCGAAACGGTGAAGATCTACAACTGGTCCAGCTACGTCGCCCCCGACACGCTGAAGAACTTCCAGCAAGCCAGCGGCATCGTGCCCACCTACGACGTATACGACAGTAACGAAACCCTCGACGGCAAGCTGATGACCGGCAACTCAGGCTACGACGTGGTGTTCCCCTCCAACCACTTCATGGCCCGGCAGATCCAGGGCAAGGCCCTCAAACGCCTGGACAAGTCGCAGCTGCCCAATTGGCAAAACCTCAACCCGGTGCTACTCAAGGCGCTAGAGGTGAACGACCCGGGCAACCAGTACGGCTTCCCGTACCTGTGGGGTAGCACCGGCATCGGCTACAACATCGACAAGGTCAAGGCGGTGCTCGGCGAAAATGCGCCACTGGACTCGTGGGACCTGATCTTCAAGCCCGAATACATGAGCAAGCTGAAAAGCTGCGGCGTCGCAGTGCTGGACAACGGCCCCGAACTGCTGCCGATCGCCCTGCATTACCTCGGCCTGCCGCACCACAGCCAGAACCCGGCGGATTACGACAAGGCCAAGGCGTTGCTGATGCAGGTGCGCCCGTACATCAGCTACTTCCACTCATCGAAGTACACCGGCGACCTGGCCAATGGCGATATCTGCGTGGTGGTGGGCTTCTCGGGGGATGTGCTGCAGGCGAAAAACCGCGCCGAAGAGGCGAACAACGGGGTGAAAGTGGGCTATTCGATACCCAAGGAGGGCGCGCCGATGTGGTTTGACATGGTCGCCATGCCAGCCGATGCGCCGGATGAAAAGGCCGGGTATGCCTACATGAACTATCTGCTGCAACCGGAAGTGATGGCCAACATCAGCAACCATGTGCAGTACGCCAACGGCAACCTCAAGGCGGACGGGCTGGTGGAGCCGGCGATGAAGGGGAATACGATGATTTACCCGAGCGCGGACGTGATGGGCAAGCTGTATGCGCTGGAGGCGATGCCGGCCAAGATCGACCGCATCAGGACCCGGGTCTGGACCAGTATCAAGGCAGGCAACTGA